In Dysidea avara chromosome 3, odDysAvar1.4, whole genome shotgun sequence, a single window of DNA contains:
- the LOC136249084 gene encoding telomerase reverse transcriptase-like isoform X1 produces the protein MKPSQCGWLKIKTSGRSGWRQVTDSNKQKQLFSEWLLWLMDELVVKLLKGYFYITESSNHCNKVFYYRKPVWKRIQQLSLKDITKTMLTRISQDKVKEIVELKQTVGVAKLWLLPRVGGVRLIANMGSRLNLPFVQVTTTGKQEHSKLQNVFHVLTYEKMSHPEELGHSAFGPNDIYNTLLPFVQRLQQENRTESLFFISVDISCCYDSIILSKICDIIKKIIQEDEYTIRRYVTVMVSRNRIRRHYKRTATIPGDTVSFPEFANDLVSNCSLRNAIISDQVVYPFEEKEAILATLKKHILQNIVKKLFYVIQFGGNYYRQVQGISQGSILSALFCKLCFTAFVKTLRRKQSTHLPLLYMITKALRRTSYLLSPSEELRFTEVVKNHNFDFVVY, from the exons ATGAAG CCTTCTCAGTGTGGCTGGTTGAAGATCAAGACTAGTGGTCGTAGTGGATGGAGACAAGTTACGGAtagtaataaacaaaaacaactctTCAGTGAATGGTTGTTGTGGCTGATGGATGAGTTAGTGGTGAAGCTACTAAAG GGATATTTCTACATTACTGAGAGCTCCAATCATTGTAACAAAGTGTTTTATTACAGAAAGCCAGTTTGGAAGAGGATACAACAACTTTCTCTAAAAG ATATTACAAAGACTATGTTAACAAGGATTAGTCAG GATAAAGTAAAGGAGATAGTTGAGCTGAAGCAGACAGTGGGTGTGGCTAAACTATGGCTACTGCCCAGAGTGGGTGGAGTTAGGCTTATTGCGAACATGGGGTCACGTTTGAACTTGCCCTTTGTACAG GTGACTACAACTGGTAAACAGGAACACTCTAAACTACAAAATGTGTTCCATGTACTCACCTATGAAAAG ATGAGCCACCCAGAGGAACTAGGTCATTCAGCGTTTGGTCCTAATGACATTTATAACACTTTGTTACCGTTTGTTCAAAGACTTCAACAGGAAAACAGAACAGA ATCACTGTTCTTCATCAGTGTGGACATCTCATGTTGTTATGACTCCATCATCCTGTCTAAGATCTGTGACATCATAAAGAAGATCATCCAGGAG GATGAGTACACCATTAGGAGATATGTGACTGTGATGGTATCTAGGAACAGGATCAGAAGACACTACAAGAGAACTGCTACTATACCAG GTGACACTGTCAGCTTCCCTGAGTTtgcaaatgatttagtatcaaATTGTTCCCTGAGGAATGCTATCATATCAGACCAG GTGGTGTATCCttttgaggaaaaggaagctattcTGGCTACACTGAAGAAGCACATACTTCAGAATATTGTAAAG aaattgttTTATGTTATTCAGTTTGGAGGAAACTATTATCGACAAGTTCAAGGCATAAGTCAAGGATCCATTCTTTCAGCTTTATTCTGCAA GTTATGCTTTACTGCATTTGTCAAAACTTTGAGGAGAAAACAGTCCACTCATTTGCCACTATTATACATGATTACTAAAGCATTAAGAAGAACTTCTTATTTATTG TCTCCATCAGAAGAGTTGAGATTTACGGAAGTTGTTAAAAACcataattttgattttgttgTTTATTAA
- the LOC136249084 gene encoding telomerase reverse transcriptase-like isoform X2, producing the protein MKPSQCGWLKIKTSGRSGWRQVTDSNKQKQLFSEWLLWLMDELVVKLLKGYFYITESSNHCNKVFYYRKPVWKRIQQLSLKDITKTMLTRISQDKVKEIVELKQTVGVAKLWLLPRVGGVRLIANMGSRLNLPFVQVTTTGKQEHSKLQNVFHVLTYEKMSHPEELGHSAFGPNDIYNTLLPFVQRLQQENRTESLFFISVDISCCYDSIILSKICDIIKKIIQEDEYTIRRYVTVMVSRNRIRRHYKRTATIPGDTVSFPEFANDLVSNCSLRNAIISDQVVYPFEEKEAILATLKKHILQNIVKFGGNYYRQVQGISQGSILSALFCKLCFTAFVKTLRRKQSTHLPLLYMITKALRRTSYLLSPSEELRFTEVVKNHNFDFVVY; encoded by the exons ATGAAG CCTTCTCAGTGTGGCTGGTTGAAGATCAAGACTAGTGGTCGTAGTGGATGGAGACAAGTTACGGAtagtaataaacaaaaacaactctTCAGTGAATGGTTGTTGTGGCTGATGGATGAGTTAGTGGTGAAGCTACTAAAG GGATATTTCTACATTACTGAGAGCTCCAATCATTGTAACAAAGTGTTTTATTACAGAAAGCCAGTTTGGAAGAGGATACAACAACTTTCTCTAAAAG ATATTACAAAGACTATGTTAACAAGGATTAGTCAG GATAAAGTAAAGGAGATAGTTGAGCTGAAGCAGACAGTGGGTGTGGCTAAACTATGGCTACTGCCCAGAGTGGGTGGAGTTAGGCTTATTGCGAACATGGGGTCACGTTTGAACTTGCCCTTTGTACAG GTGACTACAACTGGTAAACAGGAACACTCTAAACTACAAAATGTGTTCCATGTACTCACCTATGAAAAG ATGAGCCACCCAGAGGAACTAGGTCATTCAGCGTTTGGTCCTAATGACATTTATAACACTTTGTTACCGTTTGTTCAAAGACTTCAACAGGAAAACAGAACAGA ATCACTGTTCTTCATCAGTGTGGACATCTCATGTTGTTATGACTCCATCATCCTGTCTAAGATCTGTGACATCATAAAGAAGATCATCCAGGAG GATGAGTACACCATTAGGAGATATGTGACTGTGATGGTATCTAGGAACAGGATCAGAAGACACTACAAGAGAACTGCTACTATACCAG GTGACACTGTCAGCTTCCCTGAGTTtgcaaatgatttagtatcaaATTGTTCCCTGAGGAATGCTATCATATCAGACCAG GTGGTGTATCCttttgaggaaaaggaagctattcTGGCTACACTGAAGAAGCACATACTTCAGAATATTGTAAAG TTTGGAGGAAACTATTATCGACAAGTTCAAGGCATAAGTCAAGGATCCATTCTTTCAGCTTTATTCTGCAA GTTATGCTTTACTGCATTTGTCAAAACTTTGAGGAGAAAACAGTCCACTCATTTGCCACTATTATACATGATTACTAAAGCATTAAGAAGAACTTCTTATTTATTG TCTCCATCAGAAGAGTTGAGATTTACGGAAGTTGTTAAAAACcataattttgattttgttgTTTATTAA